Proteins encoded within one genomic window of Bradyrhizobium sp. AZCC 1719:
- a CDS encoding NAD+ synthase translates to MTDTFTITLAQLNPTVGDVPGNAAKARAARDKAAADGADLLLLPELFICGYPPEDLVLKPAFQAACRAAVEELARETAGGGPAVLIGTPWVEDGKLYNACALLDQGRIAALRFKANLPNYGVFDEKRLFARGPAAGPVTVRGIRVGVPICEDIWLEESEEYENVVECLAETGAEILVVPNGSPYARDKNDLRLSIAVARVTESGLPLVYLNQIGGQDELVFDGASFALNADLSVAAQLPAFEESIVTLRWTKGADGWRCSGPVAPLLEGDKGDYAACVLGLRDYVRKNGFPGVLLGISGGIDSALCAAIAVDALGADQVRGVMLPFRFTAQVSLDDAAKLAKALGIRYEVLPIADAVNGFEKILSGPFAGLPRDITEENLQARTRGTLLMAISNKTGAMVVTTGNKSEMSVGYATLYGDMNGGFNPIKDIYKTEVFRLSSLRNEWKPDGALGPSGEVIPVNIITRPPTAELRENQTDQDSLPPYEMLDGILERLVEREEPLATIIAAGFPAEMVTRIDRLLNIAEYKRRQAAPGVKVTEKNFGRDRRYPITNRFRDNGKALPAPDEKLVARAGRASADAFEG, encoded by the coding sequence ATGACCGACACCTTTACGATCACGCTGGCGCAGTTGAACCCGACGGTCGGCGACGTGCCAGGTAACGCCGCCAAGGCCCGCGCGGCGCGCGACAAGGCCGCAGCCGATGGCGCCGACCTCCTGCTGTTGCCCGAATTGTTCATCTGCGGCTATCCGCCGGAAGATCTGGTACTGAAGCCAGCCTTCCAGGCCGCCTGCCGCGCAGCGGTCGAAGAGTTGGCGCGCGAGACCGCCGGCGGCGGGCCCGCTGTTCTAATCGGCACGCCATGGGTCGAAGACGGCAAGCTGTATAACGCCTGCGCGCTGCTCGATCAGGGCCGCATCGCCGCGTTGCGCTTCAAGGCGAACCTGCCGAACTACGGCGTGTTCGACGAAAAGCGGCTGTTCGCGCGCGGTCCGGCCGCGGGTCCGGTGACAGTCCGCGGCATTCGGGTCGGCGTCCCCATCTGCGAGGACATCTGGCTCGAAGAATCAGAAGAATACGAGAACGTCGTCGAGTGCCTCGCCGAGACCGGCGCGGAAATCCTTGTGGTGCCTAACGGTTCGCCCTATGCGCGCGACAAGAACGACCTCCGGCTGTCGATCGCAGTTGCCCGTGTCACCGAGAGCGGGCTGCCGCTGGTTTATCTCAATCAGATCGGCGGGCAGGACGAACTGGTGTTCGATGGCGCGTCGTTCGCGCTCAACGCCGACCTCTCGGTGGCGGCGCAACTGCCCGCGTTCGAAGAAAGCATCGTCACGCTGCGCTGGACCAAGGGCGCCGACGGCTGGCGCTGCTCGGGCCCCGTAGCGCCGCTGCTCGAGGGCGACAAGGGCGATTACGCCGCCTGCGTGCTGGGCCTGCGCGACTACGTCCGCAAGAACGGCTTTCCGGGCGTCTTGCTCGGCATCTCCGGCGGCATTGATTCCGCGCTGTGCGCGGCCATCGCTGTCGATGCGCTCGGCGCCGATCAGGTCCGCGGCGTGATGCTGCCGTTCCGCTTCACCGCGCAGGTGTCGCTCGACGATGCCGCGAAACTCGCCAAAGCACTTGGCATCCGCTACGAGGTGCTGCCGATTGCCGATGCGGTGAACGGCTTCGAGAAAATCCTCTCCGGACCATTTGCCGGCCTGCCGCGCGACATCACCGAAGAGAATTTGCAGGCGCGCACCCGCGGCACGCTGTTGATGGCGATTTCCAACAAGACCGGCGCGATGGTGGTGACGACAGGCAACAAGTCGGAAATGTCGGTCGGTTACGCCACGCTCTATGGCGACATGAACGGCGGCTTCAATCCGATCAAGGACATCTACAAGACCGAAGTGTTCCGGCTATCGAGTCTGCGCAACGAGTGGAAGCCGGACGGCGCGCTCGGGCCGTCGGGCGAGGTGATCCCGGTCAACATCATCACGCGCCCGCCGACGGCGGAGCTGCGCGAGAACCAGACCGACCAGGATTCGCTGCCCCCCTACGAGATGCTGGACGGCATACTGGAGCGTCTGGTCGAGCGCGAGGAGCCGCTGGCCACGATCATCGCGGCCGGTTTCCCGGCTGAAATGGTGACGCGGATCGATCGCCTGCTCAACATCGCTGAATACAAGCGGCGGCAGGCCGCGCCCGGCGTCAAGGTAACGGAAAAGAACTTTGGCCGCGACCGCCGCTATCCCATCACCAACCGCTTCCGCGACAACGGCAAGGCGCTGCCTGCGCCTGACGAAAAACTGGTCGCCCGCGCCGGTCGCGCCTCGGCGGATGCGTTCGAAGGGTAG
- a CDS encoding diacylglycerol kinase gives MLRLWRATINTRNGLAFAIRSEQAVREELFALALSVPLAWLIGTTTMRRVELVAAVAFVLVVELLNTAIEKLADRLTTDHDLKIGQVKDMGSAAVGVALLMAGLFWLFALAERMGAI, from the coding sequence TTGCTGCGACTCTGGCGGGCCACGATCAACACGCGTAACGGCCTCGCTTTTGCGATCCGCTCGGAGCAGGCCGTTCGCGAGGAACTGTTCGCGTTGGCGCTGTCGGTACCGCTGGCCTGGCTGATCGGCACGACCACGATGCGGCGCGTGGAACTGGTCGCGGCCGTCGCCTTTGTCCTGGTGGTCGAGCTGCTCAACACCGCGATCGAAAAGCTCGCCGACCGCCTGACCACGGATCACGATCTGAAGATCGGCCAGGTCAAGGATATGGGGTCGGCGGCGGTCGGCGTGGCGCTGTTGATGGCCGGCCTGTTCTGGCTGTTCGCCCTCGCGGAACGCATGGGCGCCATTTAG
- a CDS encoding class II 3-deoxy-7-phosphoheptulonate synthase, whose product MSERWTPDSWRTKPVLQVPDYPDAKALADVEAQLATFPPLVFAGEARNLKKALARVAAGEAFLLQGGDCAESFAEHGANNIRDFFRVLLQMAVVLTYAGALPVVKVGRIAGQFAKPRSSNTEKVGGVELPSYRGDIINDIAFTPEARIPDPQRQLMAYRQSAATLNLLRAFATGGFANLGSVHQWMLGFLKDSPQSRRYKELADRISDALNFMRACGLDLESHPELRATDFYTSHEALLLGYEQALTRVDSTTGDWYATSGHMIWIGDRTRQLDHGHVEYFRGIKNPIGLKCGPSLKPDELLKLIDILNPDNEPGRLTLINRFGSDKVGDHLAPLIRAVQREGRVVVWSCDPMHGNTITSTSGYKTRPFDRVLSEVKSFFAIHAAEGTHAGGVHLEMTGQDVTECIGGARAITDEDLNDRYHTVCDPRLNAEQSIDLAFLIAELLKQERAGKVQPMPAAAGL is encoded by the coding sequence ATGTCCGAGCGGTGGACGCCCGATAGCTGGCGCACCAAGCCGGTGCTGCAGGTCCCCGATTATCCCGATGCCAAGGCATTGGCCGACGTCGAGGCGCAGCTTGCTACGTTTCCGCCGCTGGTGTTCGCCGGCGAGGCCCGTAACCTGAAGAAGGCGCTGGCCCGCGTCGCGGCCGGCGAGGCCTTCCTGTTGCAGGGCGGCGATTGCGCCGAGAGCTTTGCCGAGCACGGCGCCAACAACATCCGCGACTTCTTCCGCGTGCTGCTGCAGATGGCCGTGGTCCTGACCTATGCCGGCGCGCTGCCGGTGGTGAAGGTCGGCCGCATCGCCGGGCAGTTCGCAAAACCGCGCTCGTCGAACACGGAAAAGGTTGGCGGCGTCGAGCTGCCGAGCTACCGCGGCGACATCATCAACGACATCGCCTTCACCCCGGAAGCGCGCATCCCCGATCCGCAGCGCCAGTTGATGGCGTACCGGCAGTCGGCGGCCACCCTCAATCTGCTCCGCGCATTCGCGACCGGCGGCTTCGCCAATCTCGGCAGCGTGCACCAATGGATGCTGGGCTTCCTCAAGGATTCGCCGCAGTCCCGCCGGTACAAGGAACTGGCGGATCGAATTTCCGACGCGCTCAACTTCATGCGCGCCTGTGGGCTGGACCTCGAAAGCCATCCCGAACTGCGCGCCACCGATTTCTACACCAGCCATGAGGCGCTGCTGCTCGGCTACGAGCAGGCGCTGACCCGGGTGGATTCCACCACCGGCGACTGGTACGCGACGTCAGGCCACATGATCTGGATCGGCGACCGCACCCGCCAGCTCGACCACGGCCATGTCGAATATTTCCGCGGCATCAAGAATCCGATCGGCCTGAAATGCGGCCCCTCGCTGAAGCCGGATGAGTTGCTCAAGCTGATCGACATCCTCAATCCCGACAACGAGCCGGGACGGCTGACGCTGATTAACCGCTTCGGCTCCGACAAGGTCGGCGATCATCTCGCGCCGCTGATCCGCGCCGTGCAGCGGGAAGGGCGGGTTGTGGTCTGGTCGTGCGATCCCATGCATGGCAACACCATTACCTCGACGTCAGGCTACAAGACTCGTCCGTTTGACCGGGTGCTGTCGGAGGTGAAGTCGTTCTTCGCGATCCACGCCGCCGAAGGCACGCATGCCGGCGGCGTGCATCTGGAGATGACCGGACAGGACGTCACCGAATGCATCGGCGGCGCGCGCGCCATCACCGACGAGGACCTCAACGACCGCTACCACACGGTCTGCGATCCCCGCCTCAACGCCGAACAATCGATCGACCTGGCTTTCCTGATTGCCGAACTGCTGAAGCAGGAACGCGCCGGGAAAGTTCAGCCGATGCCGGCCGCAGCGGGACTTTGA
- a CDS encoding alpha/beta hydrolase family protein, with product MAEPGLDDVFSDDITVPATDGYPLAATLFLPRGAKRHAVLVNSATAVPRKLYRGFAGYLAHRGCAVLTYDYRGTGDSRPQALPGSIRPKSLVGFKASMSDWAAQDITAAVAWMRERYKSLPFAYVGHSFGGQALGLLPNNSEISRALLIAAQAGYWKLMTAPERYRVYALLNFVGAPLTRALGYMPGKAGLGMDLPKDAFLQWVRWVMSPRYLFDDARLEAVQNFPKYQGALRALCMFDDPWATRPAVELLCSGFISIAPEIITVRPADTGVSKIGHMGFFRPEHRDTLWRGAAEWIQAGE from the coding sequence GTGGCCGAGCCGGGGCTGGACGACGTATTTAGCGATGACATCACGGTGCCCGCGACGGATGGATATCCCCTTGCCGCGACGCTGTTTCTGCCCCGCGGGGCCAAGCGCCATGCGGTCCTGGTCAATTCGGCAACCGCCGTTCCCCGCAAGCTCTACCGCGGGTTTGCCGGCTATCTCGCCCACCGCGGCTGCGCGGTTCTGACCTACGACTATCGCGGCACCGGCGACTCGAGGCCGCAGGCGCTGCCCGGCTCCATCAGGCCGAAATCGCTGGTCGGCTTCAAGGCCTCGATGTCGGACTGGGCAGCCCAGGACATCACCGCAGCGGTCGCCTGGATGCGCGAGCGTTACAAGTCGCTGCCCTTCGCCTATGTCGGGCATTCGTTCGGCGGGCAGGCGCTCGGCCTGTTGCCGAACAATTCGGAGATTTCGCGCGCACTCCTGATCGCCGCACAAGCCGGTTACTGGAAACTGATGACGGCGCCGGAGCGCTACCGCGTCTATGCCCTGCTGAATTTCGTCGGAGCCCCGTTGACCCGCGCGCTCGGCTACATGCCCGGCAAGGCCGGCCTCGGCATGGATCTGCCGAAGGATGCATTCCTGCAATGGGTCCGCTGGGTGATGAGCCCGCGCTATCTGTTCGACGATGCCAGGCTCGAAGCCGTGCAGAACTTCCCGAAATACCAGGGCGCGCTACGCGCACTCTGCATGTTCGACGATCCCTGGGCGACACGGCCGGCGGTCGAACTGTTGTGTTCGGGATTTATCTCGATCGCGCCTGAGATCATCACGGTGAGGCCCGCGGATACCGGCGTGAGCAAGATCGGGCATATGGGATTTTTCCGGCCCGAGCATCGCGACACGCTGTGGCGCGGGGCCGCGGAATGGATCCAGGCGGGGGAGTAG
- a CDS encoding cysteine hydrolase family protein, whose protein sequence is MEGIRDAAHLCIDMQNIFARGGVWETPWMEKVLPVISQIAARYQERTVFTRFITPERPEDRRGQWRVYFTKWERATRGDLAPGALDIVPALARYSPPALVVDKPAYSAFFGSRLGHLLVERHVGTVVVSGAETDVCVLATVLGAVDLGFRVVIVQDALCSSSDTGHDALMTMYRTRFNEQIELVSAAELFEIWRPD, encoded by the coding sequence ATGGAAGGAATTCGCGACGCCGCGCATCTGTGCATCGATATGCAGAACATCTTCGCCAGGGGCGGCGTGTGGGAAACGCCATGGATGGAAAAGGTATTGCCGGTGATCTCGCAGATCGCCGCACGATATCAGGAGCGGACGGTATTCACGCGCTTCATCACACCCGAGCGGCCGGAAGACCGTCGCGGCCAGTGGCGCGTCTACTTCACCAAATGGGAGCGCGCGACGCGCGGCGATCTCGCGCCTGGCGCGCTCGATATCGTGCCGGCGCTAGCACGATATTCACCGCCGGCTCTGGTCGTCGACAAGCCCGCCTATTCGGCGTTCTTCGGATCGCGGCTCGGTCATCTGCTGGTCGAGCGTCATGTCGGCACGGTGGTGGTGTCAGGCGCGGAGACCGATGTTTGCGTGCTTGCCACGGTGCTCGGCGCGGTCGATCTCGGCTTTCGCGTCGTCATCGTGCAAGATGCGCTCTGCAGTTCCTCAGACACCGGCCATGATGCGCTGATGACCATGTACCGGACGCGGTTCAACGAGCAGATCGAGCTGGTCAGCGCCGCGGAACTGTTCGAGATCTGGCGTCCGGACTAG
- a CDS encoding flavodoxin family protein has translation MAAPDIRKEMPPVKLPREEFERRYRGRFVDPVFQPLQRELDAVVAAAWDAYSHSRKAPLTRKAGAGFADPEYEIAVDWLAAREAILEAQRRHDDAAAQPRILIINGSARSEHTCPGEASKTWRLVKLAEPVLVEMGYAVDILDLSRLTSEYGRQIHPCKSCVATAMPLCHWPCSCYPNYSLGQTDDWMNEIYPLWVAAHGILIVAPVNWYHAPTPLKAMMDRLVCADGGNPDPTSTHGKHADQAKALELKGWPYPRHLAGRHFGLVIHGDSAGTETLRRSLSDWLTDMSLISAGRTAEAEGYIGYMEPYATSHQALDEDHEFHDEVRNAARALGNAVKLARAGKLENPAKGLVDPNPK, from the coding sequence ATGGCGGCGCCGGACATTCGCAAGGAAATGCCGCCCGTCAAATTGCCGCGCGAGGAATTCGAGAGGCGCTATCGCGGCCGCTTCGTCGATCCGGTCTTCCAGCCGCTGCAGCGCGAGCTCGACGCCGTCGTCGCGGCGGCATGGGACGCCTATAGTCATTCCCGCAAAGCCCCGCTGACGCGCAAGGCGGGCGCGGGCTTCGCCGATCCCGAGTACGAAATCGCGGTGGACTGGCTCGCCGCACGCGAGGCCATTCTCGAAGCGCAGCGGCGCCACGACGATGCCGCTGCGCAGCCGCGCATCCTCATCATCAATGGCTCGGCGCGAAGCGAGCATACCTGCCCCGGCGAGGCGTCCAAGACGTGGCGGCTGGTCAAGCTCGCCGAGCCGGTGCTGGTCGAAATGGGATATGCGGTCGACATCCTGGATCTCTCGCGGCTAACGTCGGAATATGGACGGCAGATTCATCCCTGCAAATCCTGCGTCGCCACCGCGATGCCGCTCTGCCACTGGCCCTGCAGTTGCTATCCGAACTATTCGCTCGGCCAGACCGACGACTGGATGAACGAAATCTATCCGCTCTGGGTGGCCGCGCACGGCATCCTGATCGTGGCGCCGGTGAACTGGTATCACGCGCCGACGCCGCTGAAGGCGATGATGGATCGCCTGGTCTGCGCCGATGGCGGCAATCCCGATCCGACCTCGACGCACGGCAAGCACGCCGACCAGGCCAAGGCGCTCGAACTGAAGGGATGGCCCTATCCGCGGCATCTGGCCGGCCGGCATTTCGGCCTTGTGATTCACGGCGACAGTGCGGGCACGGAGACGCTGCGCCGCTCGCTTTCGGACTGGCTAACCGACATGTCGCTGATCTCGGCCGGCCGCACCGCCGAAGCCGAGGGCTATATCGGCTACATGGAGCCCTACGCCACTTCGCACCAGGCGCTGGACGAGGACCACGAATTCCACGACGAGGTGCGCAATGCGGCACGCGCGCTGGGGAATGCAGTGAAGCTGGCGCGGGCGGGGAAGCTGGAGAATCCCGCCAAGGGGCTCGTCGATCCGAACCCGAAGTAG
- a CDS encoding 3-hydroxybutyryl-CoA dehydrogenase, with protein MIEQIGIVGAGTMGNGIAQVCAAAGLPVVMTDISDAALTRGMSVVANSLERLVNKQKMTDADRQAALARITTTTDTAKFSTCDLVIEAATENEDLKVKILKDLCPKLRPQALLATNTSSISITKLAAATDRPDRFIGMHFFNPVPLMALLELIRGLQTSDDTHAKAEAFAKRIGKVSITAKNSPGFAVNRILCPMINEAIFALQEGLATAEDLDAGMKLGCNHPIGPLALADMIGLDTMLSVMEVFYQGFNDPKYRPAPLLKEMVAAGHLGRKTGQGFYSYGK; from the coding sequence ATGATTGAGCAGATCGGTATCGTAGGCGCAGGCACGATGGGCAACGGGATCGCGCAGGTGTGCGCGGCGGCGGGCCTTCCGGTGGTCATGACCGACATCTCCGATGCCGCCCTCACGCGCGGCATGTCTGTGGTCGCCAACAGCCTAGAGCGCCTCGTCAACAAGCAGAAGATGACCGACGCCGACCGGCAGGCGGCGCTGGCGCGCATTACGACGACCACGGACACGGCGAAGTTTTCCACCTGCGATCTCGTGATCGAGGCGGCGACCGAGAATGAGGATCTGAAGGTGAAAATCCTGAAGGACCTTTGCCCAAAACTGCGGCCGCAGGCGCTGCTCGCCACCAACACGTCCTCGATCTCGATCACGAAACTCGCGGCGGCGACCGACCGGCCGGACCGCTTCATCGGCATGCACTTCTTCAATCCGGTGCCGCTGATGGCGCTACTGGAATTGATCCGGGGCTTGCAAACCTCCGACGATACCCATGCCAAGGCGGAAGCCTTTGCAAAACGGATCGGCAAGGTGTCGATCACGGCGAAGAACAGCCCGGGCTTTGCGGTCAACCGCATCCTCTGCCCGATGATCAACGAGGCGATCTTCGCGCTGCAGGAGGGCTTGGCGACGGCGGAAGACCTCGACGCCGGCATGAAGCTCGGCTGCAACCATCCGATCGGCCCGCTGGCGCTCGCCGACATGATCGGCCTCGACACCATGCTGTCGGTGATGGAGGTATTCTACCAGGGCTTCAACGACCCGAAATACCGCCCCGCGCCGCTGTTGAAGGAAATGGTCGCCGCCGGCCATCTCGGCCGCAAGACCGGGCAGGGGTTTTACAGTTACGGGAAGTAG
- a CDS encoding IS110 family transposase has translation MSKRSIVCAGIDTGKHKLDVALHGRPERLQVANTAEGHEELFVWLRQHRVKRVGIEATGGYEQTVVRRLRQGRFVVVVFQPAQVRAYGRFHLRLAKNDKIDAALIAACTSDVRTIHAPPDRRLAELAGLQTQIDQIVRAMARFKNHRESCRDAALRQLWDDEIRRFQGLFRQRLKQLVAAIRQHPDLAERLDLILSVDGIALRTASAIVVRMPEIGQLSRGQAGALAGLVPYDDDSGEHAGDRHIAGGRERLRNNLYAAAWIASLRWNPQLTALYKRLRDAGKEHKVAVVACARKLLIFANAVVARGTPWEVRTIAH, from the coding sequence ATGAGCAAGCGTAGCATAGTTTGCGCCGGCATCGATACTGGCAAGCACAAGCTCGATGTGGCGCTGCATGGAAGGCCGGAACGGCTGCAGGTGGCCAATACGGCCGAGGGGCACGAGGAGTTGTTCGTCTGGTTGCGGCAGCACCGGGTCAAACGGGTCGGTATCGAAGCCACTGGCGGCTACGAGCAAACGGTCGTCCGGCGGCTGCGGCAGGGCCGTTTCGTGGTCGTCGTGTTCCAGCCCGCGCAGGTGCGCGCCTATGGGCGCTTCCATCTGAGGCTGGCGAAGAACGACAAGATCGATGCGGCCTTGATTGCGGCCTGCACGTCCGACGTCAGGACCATCCATGCCCCGCCCGACCGGCGTCTGGCAGAACTGGCCGGGTTACAGACCCAGATCGACCAGATCGTCCGCGCGATGGCCCGGTTCAAGAACCATCGCGAGTCGTGCCGCGATGCCGCTCTGCGGCAGCTCTGGGACGACGAGATCCGGCGATTCCAGGGGCTTTTCCGGCAACGGCTCAAGCAGCTGGTGGCGGCGATCCGTCAGCATCCCGATCTCGCCGAGCGGCTCGACCTGATCCTCAGCGTCGATGGCATTGCGTTGCGCACCGCAAGCGCCATCGTGGTGCGCATGCCGGAGATCGGCCAGCTCAGCCGCGGCCAGGCCGGCGCGTTGGCTGGGCTTGTCCCCTACGATGACGACAGTGGCGAGCACGCCGGCGATCGCCACATCGCGGGTGGCCGCGAGCGGTTGCGCAATAATCTCTACGCCGCGGCATGGATCGCCTCGCTGCGCTGGAACCCGCAACTGACGGCGCTCTACAAGCGGCTGCGCGACGCTGGAAAGGAGCACAAGGTGGCGGTCGTCGCCTGCGCTCGCAAGCTGCTGATCTTCGCCAACGCGGTCGTCGCCCGCGGCACGCCATGGGAGGTCCGCACGATCGCCCATTGA